One Methylomarinovum tepidoasis DNA window includes the following coding sequences:
- the pheA gene encoding prephenate dehydratase has translation MAGEDKLRPLRERIDAIDAEILALIAERARIAQEVGRVKQEAGERDNFYRPEREAQILRRVRDANPGPLDDETVVRIFREIMSACLALEKPLQVAFLGPEGTFTQQAAYKHFGQSVQVHPFPAIDEIFRAVASGACHFGVVPVENSSEGVVTHTLDSFLGTSLLISGEVVLRIHHALLSRCRSLDEVQEVLAHSQALAQCREWLDRFLPNVKRTPVSSNAEAARLAAIVPGSAAIAGEVAARLYELNVLERNIEDDPDNTTRFLVVGRQAVGPTGDDKTSLLVSTGNRPGALYQILQPFAVHGISMTKIESRPSRRGMWDYVFFIDIEGHRDDPEVARALRDLEQKAQMVKWLGSYPKAVI, from the coding sequence ATGGCAGGGGAGGACAAGCTGCGGCCGTTGCGGGAGCGTATCGACGCCATCGATGCGGAGATCCTGGCACTGATCGCCGAGCGTGCCCGTATCGCCCAGGAGGTCGGCCGGGTCAAGCAGGAAGCCGGCGAGCGCGACAACTTCTACCGCCCCGAGCGTGAGGCCCAAATACTGCGGCGGGTGCGCGACGCCAATCCCGGTCCCCTGGATGACGAAACCGTGGTGCGGATCTTCCGTGAGATCATGTCCGCCTGCCTGGCGCTGGAAAAACCCTTGCAGGTCGCCTTTCTGGGTCCGGAGGGTACCTTCACCCAACAGGCGGCCTACAAGCATTTCGGTCAGTCGGTTCAGGTCCACCCCTTCCCGGCCATCGACGAGATCTTCCGCGCCGTCGCCTCGGGCGCCTGTCACTTCGGCGTGGTGCCGGTGGAGAACTCCAGCGAGGGGGTGGTGACCCATACCCTGGACAGTTTCCTCGGCACCTCGCTGTTGATTTCCGGCGAGGTGGTGCTGCGTATCCATCACGCGCTGCTGAGCCGCTGCCGGTCCCTCGACGAAGTGCAGGAAGTGTTGGCCCACAGCCAGGCCCTGGCCCAGTGCCGCGAATGGCTCGACCGTTTCCTTCCCAACGTCAAGCGCACGCCGGTGAGCAGCAACGCCGAGGCAGCCAGGTTGGCAGCCATCGTCCCCGGCAGTGCCGCCATCGCCGGCGAGGTGGCGGCCCGGCTCTACGAACTCAACGTCCTCGAACGCAACATCGAAGACGATCCGGACAACACCACCCGCTTTTTGGTCGTCGGCCGCCAGGCGGTCGGTCCCACCGGCGACGACAAGACTTCGCTGCTGGTGTCCACCGGCAACCGTCCCGGTGCGCTGTATCAGATCCTCCAGCCCTTCGCCGTTCACGGCATCAGCATGACCAAGATCGAATCGCGTCCGAGCCGGCGGGGTATGTGGGATTACGTGTTCTTCATCGACATCGAGGGCCACCGGGACGATCCCGAGGTGGCCCGGGCCTTGCGAGATCTGGAGCAGAAGGCGCAGATGGTGAAATGGCTGGGATCTTATCCGAAGGCGGTGATTTGA
- a CDS encoding type II toxin-antitoxin system HicA family toxin, producing MAAVKVRDLIKRLEADGWVQVRMRGSHRQFRHPNKPGTVTISGKPGADVPPGTLRSVLRQAGWEK from the coding sequence TTGGCCGCCGTCAAGGTCCGTGATTTAATCAAGCGTCTGGAGGCCGACGGTTGGGTTCAAGTCAGAATGCGTGGCAGTCACCGCCAGTTCCGCCATCCGAACAAGCCGGGAACGGTGACCATTTCGGGAAAACCCGGTGCAGACGTGCCGCCGGGAACGTTGCGCAGTGTGTTGCGTCAGGCAGGATGGGAAAAATGA
- a CDS encoding type II toxin-antitoxin system HicB family antitoxin, with protein MKYTVIIERGEQGYGAYVPDLPGCIAVADSREEVMRLIREAIPFHIEGLKDAGQPVPQPSCDVVQVEVEAA; from the coding sequence ATGAAATATACGGTAATCATCGAGCGAGGGGAACAGGGATATGGTGCTTATGTGCCGGATCTTCCCGGCTGTATCGCCGTGGCGGACAGTCGGGAGGAGGTCATGCGTTTGATCCGCGAGGCGATCCCGTTCCATATCGAGGGCTTGAAGGACGCCGGGCAGCCGGTGCCTCAGCCGTCGTGTGATGTGGTGCAGGTGGAAGTGGAGGCGGCATGA
- the hisC gene encoding histidinol-phosphate transaminase has protein sequence MIDFHMLAVQPVLGLTPYQPGKPIEELARELGLEPAKIVKLASNENPLGPPPKALEAIRRALPETARYPDGSGFSLKHKLARKLGVQPQQITLGNGSNDVLDLIARVFLGPGRGAVFSEHAFAVYPIATQAVGAGARVAPAHDGSRGPRYGHDLGAMLDQVSGDTTVAFIANPNNPTGTYVTRKQLEDFLTALPERVIAVVDEAYSEYVERDDYPDALAWLDRFPNLIVTRTFSKAYGLAGLRVGYAVSHPQVAELLNRVRQPFNVNHLALAAAEAALDDEAHLRKTCRTNREGLMQLEAAFQRLGLDYIPSIGNFITVDVGREAVPVFDALLRQGVIVRPVANYGLPNHLRVSVGTAAENDAFITALERVLG, from the coding sequence ATGATCGATTTCCACATGCTTGCCGTGCAGCCGGTGTTGGGTCTGACGCCCTACCAGCCAGGCAAACCCATCGAGGAACTGGCCCGCGAACTGGGGCTGGAGCCGGCGAAAATCGTCAAGCTGGCCTCTAACGAGAATCCCCTCGGACCCCCGCCCAAAGCCCTGGAAGCGATACGCCGGGCATTGCCGGAAACCGCCCGCTATCCCGACGGCAGCGGTTTTTCCCTCAAGCACAAACTGGCGCGGAAACTGGGGGTGCAGCCGCAGCAGATCACCCTGGGCAACGGTTCCAACGACGTCTTGGATCTGATCGCCCGGGTGTTTCTGGGGCCGGGGCGCGGTGCGGTGTTTTCCGAGCACGCCTTCGCCGTCTATCCCATCGCCACCCAGGCGGTGGGCGCCGGGGCGAGGGTCGCCCCGGCCCACGACGGCAGCCGCGGACCCCGTTACGGCCATGATCTGGGGGCGATGCTCGACCAGGTGAGCGGTGACACCACGGTGGCGTTCATCGCCAATCCCAACAATCCCACCGGCACCTATGTCACCCGCAAGCAACTGGAAGATTTCCTCACCGCCTTGCCGGAGCGGGTGATCGCCGTGGTGGACGAGGCCTATTCCGAGTACGTCGAGCGCGATGACTATCCGGACGCTCTGGCCTGGCTCGACCGCTTTCCCAACCTGATCGTCACCCGGACCTTTTCCAAAGCTTACGGGCTGGCGGGATTGCGGGTCGGTTACGCCGTCTCCCATCCTCAGGTGGCCGAACTGCTCAACCGGGTGCGCCAGCCCTTCAACGTCAACCATCTGGCGCTGGCCGCCGCAGAAGCAGCCCTGGACGACGAGGCCCATCTGCGCAAGACCTGCCGGACGAACCGGGAAGGGCTGATGCAGCTGGAAGCCGCCTTTCAACGTCTGGGGCTGGACTACATTCCTTCCATCGGCAACTTCATCACCGTGGACGTGGGCCGTGAGGCGGTGCCGGTGTTCGATGCTCTGCTGCGACAGGGCGTGATCGTGCGCCCGGTGGCCAACTACGGCCTGCCTAATCATTTGCGTGTGTCGGTGGGGACGGCGGCGGAAAACGACGCTTTCATCACCGCGCTGGAGCGGGTGCTGGGGTGA
- a CDS encoding prephenate dehydrogenase — translation MIQRLCVIGIGLIGGSVALAARAQGLCREVVAADREEEALRQAEKCGVIDRGYRDLSEAARGADAVVIATPVGRMTAVFEALKPVWSTRAFYTDVGSTKASVVQAAESVFGRVPENFVPAHPIAGRELSGVAAALADLFTGKKVILTPLPHTDVRVLERVRVFWQRLGAEVHDMSVAHHDHVLAATSHLPHVIAYCLTHLLGRKDEKDEIFQYAAGGFRDFSRIAGSCPVMWADICLANRDEILKLLRQFEGELQRFDELLSRGDRQAIHDYFAEARTARQRFLDRHS, via the coding sequence GTGATTCAGCGCCTCTGCGTCATCGGTATCGGCCTGATCGGCGGTTCCGTGGCCCTGGCGGCGCGGGCCCAAGGGCTGTGTCGGGAGGTCGTCGCCGCCGACCGGGAGGAGGAAGCGCTGCGGCAGGCGGAAAAGTGCGGTGTCATCGACCGCGGCTATCGGGACCTCAGCGAAGCGGCGAGGGGGGCGGATGCCGTGGTGATCGCCACGCCGGTGGGCAGGATGACGGCGGTGTTCGAAGCCCTGAAGCCGGTCTGGTCGACCCGGGCCTTCTATACCGACGTGGGCAGTACCAAGGCCAGCGTGGTGCAGGCGGCGGAAAGCGTGTTCGGCCGGGTGCCGGAAAATTTCGTCCCCGCCCATCCCATCGCCGGGAGGGAGTTGAGCGGCGTGGCGGCGGCGCTTGCGGATCTGTTCACCGGCAAGAAGGTGATCCTGACGCCGCTGCCCCACACCGACGTCCGCGTGCTCGAGCGGGTTAGGGTTTTCTGGCAGAGACTGGGCGCCGAGGTCCACGACATGAGCGTGGCGCATCACGATCACGTGCTGGCGGCCACCAGCCACCTGCCCCACGTGATCGCCTACTGCCTGACCCACCTGCTCGGACGCAAGGATGAGAAGGACGAGATCTTCCAGTACGCCGCCGGCGGTTTCCGGGACTTTTCCCGCATCGCCGGCAGTTGTCCTGTGATGTGGGCCGACATCTGTCTGGCCAACCGCGACGAGATTCTCAAACTGCTGCGCCAGTTCGAAGGGGAATTGCAGCGGTTCGACGAACTTTTGAGCCGCGGCGACCGCCAGGCCATCCACGATTATTTCGCCGAGGCCCGCACGGCCCGGCAACGGTTTTTGGATCGACACAGCTAA